The Labrus mixtus chromosome 16, fLabMix1.1, whole genome shotgun sequence genome window below encodes:
- the LOC132991406 gene encoding LOW QUALITY PROTEIN: RNA/RNP complex-1-interacting phosphatase-like (The sequence of the model RefSeq protein was modified relative to this genomic sequence to represent the inferred CDS: inserted 1 base in 1 codon), with protein sequence MPPDRWLEYSPVGRRIPGTRFIAFKVPLKPNRRVSEADMFXSVGQSQNQDLGLIVDLTFSRKYYRLSDVPQSVSYIKIPTQGQRVPSDATILSFKRAVTHFLQENSDNDKLFRVHCTHGLNRTGYLVCRNLIDVDGVDPVAALELFNSSRGHCIERRNYLNNLQRGAKRSNHGMEQPEEEATRMPT encoded by the exons ATGCCTCCAGACAGGTGGCTGGAGTACAGTCCTGTAGGTCGCAGGATACCGGGGACTCGGTTCATCGCCTTCAAAGTGCCTTTGAAACCAAACCGCCGGGTGTCTGAGGCGGACATGT AGTCTGTGggacagagtcagaaccaaGACCTGGGTCTGATCGTCGACCTGACCTTCAGCAGGAAGTACTACAGGCTGAGCGACGTCCCGCAGTCCGTCTCCTACATTAAGATCCCCACCCAGGGTCAACGGGTCCCCTCTGACGCCACCATCCTGAGTTTCAAACGAGCCGTCACTCACTTCCTGCAGGAGAACTCAGACAATGACAAGCTGTTCAGAGTCCACTGCACGCACGGCCTGAACCGCACCGGATACCTGGTCTGCAGGAACCTCATAGACGTGGATGGCGTGGATCCTGTGGCAGCGTTGGAGCTCTTTAACtccagcagaggtcactgcATCGAGAGGAGAAACTACTTGAACAACCTGCAACGAGGAGCCAAGAGGAGCAACCACGGCATGGAGCAGCCGGAGGAGGAGGCGACCAGAATGCCTACCTAA
- the LOC132991510 gene encoding uncharacterized protein LOC132991510: protein MSKKRSTSAENRRLRALVDQQLAAAAEEIFRLLKERGDAATEELKERLTELIAAAVEHIFTGFRASRAAEGGAKEPELCLSVGLRSLKQNFSVVDRLKEPSPGSSSKHQDVSEPDHGEAPPDDQSSEEEDEEDEELTPHCCRVCGKSFDRKGFLMKHVEKHLKEAEFQCGLCGEFLESSDGLRLHLQTHRDSSRTCNICGKKFPSIRAQETHLRLHTGEKPFRCYVCGKGFNQKGNMVTHMRTHTAEKPFSCSVCQKEFSHTGSLERHMKAHDGQTPFICKVCGSGFSKSTELRRHARSHEPDNSVAVRSRCRKASLAPSHHCSVCGSAFHNRGNFVRHAETHLNDPECRCGVCGEQSESSESLQLHIQSHRESSRVCDICGISFRDMEIHRRTHTGQKPFSCKDCGKDFPRKGSLERHMKLHAGDRPYICEFCGKTFVENTVLKRHIKSHTGGKPRIYSCDICGKKFTMSQHLDVHKRIHTGEKPYSCRVCGKNFRQIGNLDSHMRIHTGEKPFICSLCGKRFRQKISLETHERFHKKEKAFSCQLCSKAFVQKIDLKRHMLTHTGEKPYSCPICGKSYQEKRSVGSHMKVHAGERATKDPAGSPNLKGQEGVQAQFIQLYHVSDCDGFMFIRRTVVDAELGVFTSRPVRCPSPPLAVFVGRKRSRMCRLQLLRVSIRERMSAAAEAFMLQLEEEEEAAEIPALRTLLTERLTVAAEEIVDLFKETVAEYEERVERSEREICRQRRLLDAVLKPEVRLPRAELPADIQQLLVSKEEQQEWSPSLDQEDPKPPHIKEEQEELWSSQEEEQLQGLEEADTVKFPFTPVSVKSEHDEEEVQSSQLHQRQTEQMETGVDGEDCGGAEPERDSDPETHLRPVSEDNSVDSTETDDSDLNWTQTSGQSGSDGQKHSETPESDVGSPGKERPFPCSYCGKRFSLKGNLNRHIRDHTGERPFPCTGCEKSFKDSGSLTAHMRCHTGEQPYSCLFCGKNFSGRGNMTRHMRIHTGEKPFTCSLCSKSFHVKEHLNRHMKYHTGEKPFSCSICGKGCAQKTDLKKHMRVHTGEKPFSCPFCGKCCAEKGDLTKHMRVHTGEKPFSCNICGKSCAQKGSLKIHMRVHTGEKPFSCLVCGKRFTVTGHLKRHMKLHTVADSQEAEPTDTGSDKG, encoded by the exons atgtccaaaaaaagaagcacGAGCGCGGAGAACCGGAGGCTGCGCGCGCTGGTTGACCAGCAGCtggcggcggcggcggaggAGATTTTCAGGCTGCTGAAGGAGCGCGGGGATGCGGCCAcggaggagctgaaggagcgGCTCACCGAACTCATCGCCGCCGCTGTGGAACACATCTTCACAGGGTTCAGAGCGAGCAGAGCGGCCGAGGGAGGAGCGAAGGAGCCCG agtTGTGTCTGTCCGTCGGTCTCAGGAGTCTGAAGCAGAACTTCTCTGTGGTCGACAGACTGAAGGAACCTTCGCCTGGCTCCTCCTCCAAACACCAGGATGTTTCTGAACCAGACCACGGAGAGGCCCCTCCAGATGATCAGTCAagtgaggaggaagacgaggaggatgaagagctaACACCCCACTGCTGCAGAGTGTGCGGGAAATCTTTCGACAGGAAAGGTTTCTTAATGAAGCACGTCgaaaaacatttgaaggagGCGGAGTTTCAGTGTGGTCTGTGCGGCGAGTTTTTGGAGTCCAGTGACGGACTGAGGCTGCACCTTCAGACGCACCGCGACAGCAGCCGCACCTGCAACATCTGCGGGAAGAAGTTTCCCTCAATCCGAGCGCAGGAGACGCACCTGAGGCTGCACACCGGCGAGAAACCCTTCCGCTGCTACGTCTGCGGTAAAGGCTTCAATCAGAAAGGTAACATGGTGACGCACATGAGGACCCACACAGcggagaaacccttcagctgctccgTCTGTCAGAAAGAGTTCAGCCACACTGGCTCCCTGGAGCGACATATGAAGGCCCACGACGGACAGACACCATTCATCTGCAAAGTCTGTGGCTCAGGCTTCAGCAAGAGCACCGAGCTCAGGAGGCACGCCCGCAGCCATGAGCCCGACAACTCTGTAGCTGTCAGGAGCAGATGTAGGAAGGCGAGCCTGGCGCCTTCTCATCACTGCAGCGTCTGTGGAAGCGCCTTTCACAACAGAGGGAACTTTGTGCGGCATGCGGAAACTCATCTAAATGATCCAGAGTGTCGTTGTGGCGTCTGTGGGGAGCAGTCAGAGTCCTCAGAGAGTCTGCAGCTTCACATCCAGAGCCACAGAGAGAGCAGCCGGGTCTGTGACATTTGTGGAATCAGCTTCAGGGACATGGAGATCCACAGGAGGACGCACACCGGACAGAAACCATTCAGCTGCAAAGACTGTGGGAAAGACTTCCCCAGGAAAGGCTCTCTGGAGAGACACATGAAGCTACACGCCGGTGACCGGCCGTACATCTGTGAGTTCTGCGGGAAGACCTTTGTGGAAAACACGGTCCTGAAGAGACACATAAAGAGCCACACGGGGGGGAAACCCCGGATTTACTCCTGTGACATCTGTGGGAAGAAGTTCACCATGAGCCAGCATCTGGATGTGCACAAGAGGATCCACACCGGGGAGAAACCATACTCCTGCAGAGTCTGTGGGAAAAACTTCCGACAGATCGGTAACCTGGACTCACACATGAGGATCCACACGGGTGAGAAGCCGTTCATCTGCAGCCTCTGTGGGAAGAGGTTCCGCCAGAAGATCTCGCTGGAGACACACGAGCGCTTCCACAAGAAGGAGAAAGCGTTCAGCTGCCAGCTCTGCAGCAAAGCCTTCGTCCAGAAGATCGATCTAAAGAGACACATGCTTACTCACACAGGGGAGAAACCGTACAGCTGCCCCATCTGTGGGAAGAGCTACCAGGAGAAACGCTCTGTGGGCTCTCACATGAAGGTTCATGCTGGAGAACGAGCCACCAAAGACCCAGCTGGGAGTCCAAACCTGAAGGGACAAGAGGGGGTCCAGGCCCAGTTCATCCAACTCTA CCACGTTTCTGACTGTGACGGTTTCatgttcatcaga CGAACCGTCGTCGACGCGGAACTCGGTGTGTTTACGTCTCGTCCAGTCCGGTGTCCGTCCCCGCCGCTGGCTGTCTTTGTTGGCAGAAAAAGGAGCAGGATGtgcaggctgcagctgctgcggGTGTCGATCCGGGAGCGGATGAGCGCCGCCGCTGAAGCCTtcatgctgcagctggaagaagaagaagaagcggcTGAGATACCGGCGCTGAGAACGCTGCTCACCGAGCGGCTAACGGTGGCCGCGGAGGAGATCGTCGATCTGTTTAAGGAAACCGTGGCGGAGTACGAAGAGCGCGTGGAGCGGTCAGAGCGGGAGATCTGCCGGCAGAGGAGGCTGCTCGATGCCGTGCTGAAGCCCGAAGTCAGGCTGCCCAGAGCAG aactTCCTGCAGACatccagcagctgttggtgagtaaagaagagcagcaggagtggagccccagtctggaccaggaggacccTAAGCCCccacacattaaagaagaacaggaggaactgtggagcagtcaggaggaagaacagcttcaaggactggaggaggctgataccgtcaagttccccttcactcctgtctctgtgaagagtgaacatgatgaagaggaagttcagtcctcacagcttcatcagagacaaactgagcaGATGGAGACAGGAGTTGATGgcgaggactgtggaggagcagaaccagagagggactcagatccagagacACATTTACGACCTGTGAGTGAAGACAACTCTGTGGATTCCACTGAGACTGACGACAGCGATTTAAACTGGACTCAAACGAGCGGTCAGTCGGGCTCTGACGGTCAGAAACACAGTGAAACTCCTGAGAGCGATGTTGGATCTCCAGGGAAGGAGCGACCCTTCCCGTGCTCTTATTGTGGAAAAAGATTCAGTCTGAAGGGGAACCTGAACAGGCACATCAGAGaccacacaggagagagaccGTTCCCCTGCACTGGCTGTGAGAAATCTTTTAAAGACAGTGGGTCTCTAACGGCTCACATGAGGTGTCACACTGGAGAGCAGCCGTACAGCTGCTTGTTCTGTGGGAAGAACTTCAGCGGGCGGGGAAATATGACCCGACACATGAGGATCCACACCGGAGAGAAGCCCTTCACTTGCTCACTCTGCAGTAAAAGTTTTCATGTCAAAGAACACCTGAACAGACACATGAAGTACCACACTGGGGAGAAGCCGTTCAGCTGCTCCATCTGTGGGAAAGGTTGTGCTCAGAAAACAGACCTGAAGAAACACATGAGGGTTCACACGGGGGAGAAACCATTCAGTTGTCCGTTCTGTGGGAAGTGCTGTGCAGAAAAAGGAGACCTAACCAAACATATGAGGGTTCATACCGGAGAGAAACCATTCAGCTGCAACATATGCGGGAAAAGTTGTGCTCAAAAGGGGAGCCTGAAGATTCACATGAGAGTTCACACGGGAGAGAAACCATTCAGCTGCTTGGTCTGTGGGAAACGTTTCACTGTGACTGGACATCTGAAGAGGCACATGAAGCTTCACACGGTGGCAGACAGTCAGGAGGCAGAGCCAACAGATACCGGTTCAGACAAAGGATAA
- the LOC132991396 gene encoding gastrula zinc finger protein XlCGF57.1-like: MDRHLALLHEDLTPEHEPRGAALPSDIRKVIVGEEEQQDWIPSLDQEDPEPPHIKEEHEELWSSQEEEQFQGLEEADTVKFPFTPVSVKSEDDEEEAQSSQLHQRQTEQMETGADGEDCGGSEPERDSDPETHLGPVSEDSSETEVSDGDWEESPESASRLNSVRNKDVLFEDIDCKPVERSFSCSECGQRFGRKPHLNAHMRIHTGEKPFSCSFCGKRFSQKGNSISHMRLHTGEKPFLCSVCKKTFRYSGDVSRHMRTHTGKNKSKCNITDTVESSFNTGPEAATSYDSETSVQSHPYDDPEPGVSDDAETREPQSGVTSVENEDVSEGDERVNPDKESFSCSECGRTFSRRDHLMSHMRTHTGEKPFSCPVCHKHFSCSGNILAHMRIHTGEKPFECSFCGKSFSQKGSLQLHTRIHTGEKPFSCPFCNKRFAHKRRMTLHMSVHTEEKRFSCSACDKKFTWYTQLKAHKCVRDPSQLRQTGKKVPPKETFCCSDCGKTFSLKGNLKTHMRIHTGEKPFSCSVCGKSFKQNVHLTEHMTIHTGEKLYKCSVCGKGFNKKLLIKNHPCI; encoded by the exons ATGGACCGACACCTGGCTCTGCTGCACGAGGACCTGACACCTGAGCACGAGCCCAGAGGAGCAG CTTTGCCTTCAGACATCCGAAAAGTGATTGTTggtgaggaggagcagcaggattGGATTCCCagtctggaccaggaggacccTGAGCCCccacacattaaagaagaacacGAAGAACTGTGgagcagtcaggaggaagagcagtttcaaggactggaggaggctgataccgtcaagttccccttcactcctgtctctgtgaagagtgaagatgatgaagaggaagctcagtcctcacagcttcatcagagacaaactgaacagatggaaacaggagctgatggagaggactgtggaggatcagaaccagagagggactcagatccagagacACATTTAGGACCTGTGAGTGAAGACTCCTCTGAGACTGAAGTCAGTGATGGTGACTGGGAGGAGAGCCCAGAGTCAGCGTCACGTTTGAACTCTGTGAGAAACAAAGACGTCCTGTTTGAAGACATCGACTGTAAACCTGTGGAGCGatctttcagctgctctgagtgtggtcaAAGATTCGGTCGTAAGCCGCATTTGAATGCACACATGAggattcacacaggagagaaaccattcagCTGCTCCTTTTGCGGTAAAAGATTTTCTCAAAAGGGAAATTCAATCAGTCACATGAGacttcatacaggagagaaacctttCCTCTGCTCCGTGTGTAAGAAGACTTTCAGGTATAGTGGCGATGTTAGCAGACACATGAGAACCCACACAGGAAAGAATAAATCCAAATGCAACATTACTGACACGGTGGAAAGCAGCTTTAACACGGGACCAGAAGCAGCCACAAGCTATGACTCAGAGACATCCGTCCAATCACATCCTTATGATGACCCTGAGCCTGGGGTCAGTGATGACGCTGAGACGAGAGAGCCGCAGTCAGGTGTAACCTCTGTGGAGAATGAAGACGTCTCTGAGGGGGATGAAAGAGTTAACCCCGACAAAGAGTCGTTCAGCTGCTCAGAGTGTGGGAGAACATTTAGTCGCAGGGATCATCTGATGAGTCacatgagaacacacacaggagagaaaccgtTCAGCTGCCCTGTTTgtcacaaacatttcagctgcAGCGGAAACATCCTGGCACACATGAGAattcacactggagagaaaccaTTTGAATGCTCATTTTGTGGCAAGAGTTTCAGCCAGAAAGGATCTTTGCAGCTTCACACCAgaattcacacaggagagaaacccttcagttgCCCATTTTGCAATAAAAGGTTTGCACATAAAAGACGAATGACGTTGCACATGTCAGttcacacagaggagaaacGCTTCAGCTGCAGTGCTTGTGACAAAAAGTTCACCTGGTACACTCAGCTCAAGGCCCACAAGTGTGTCAGGGATCCGTCGCAGCTTCGCCAAACGGGGAAGAAAGTTCCCCCTAAGGAAACCTTTTGCTGCTCTGACTGCGGTAAAACATTTAGCCTTAAAGGCAATCTGAAGACACACATGAggattcacacaggagagaaaccgtTTAGCTGCTCAGTGTGTGGGAAAAGTTTTAAACAAAACGTACATCTGACGGAGCACATGACCATTCACACAGGAGAAAAACTCTATAAATGTTCTGTCTGTGGCAAAGGATTCAATAAGAAGTTACTCATTAAAAACCATCCCTGCATTTAA